In Candidatus Rokuibacteriota bacterium, the genomic stretch CTACTACTCGGAAACCTGCTATACCGCCGCTCGCTGGATCAACGAGGCGGCTAAAGCCATCGATGGCGACGTAGAGAGCAGAGAAAAGTTCCTCGCCGCGCTCAAAAAGGTCGAGATCCCCGACGCGCCGCGGGGACCGATCAAGCTCGACGCGTACGGCAACCCGATCCAGAACATCTATGTTCGGAAGGTTGAGAAGAAGGGGGGCGAGCTCTGGAACACGGTGGTCGAGACATTCCCGGCCGTCTCGCAGTTCTGGAAGTACAAGCCGGAGGAGTTTCTGAAGCAGCCTGTCTATAGCCGGGATTTCCCGCCGTGCAAGTACTGCTAGACAACTCGGAGGGGGCTATGCCTCCCTTCCGCACGCGAAGCAACCTCGCTTGCGAGGTTGCGCAGAACGCGAGCCGGGGTGCGCGATCCAGATAAAACGCTCAGGGCGTTCGCGCGACGCGGCTGTGCCCCGATAGATGGCCAGGCTCTACGGGAGTCTGCTCCTGGCCCGCCTCGGTGCCGAGGTGATCAAGCTGGAGGAGCCCGGGACCGGCGACCCCGGGTGGTGGTGAAGACCGTCACCGAGAAGCTCAGGAAGATCCGAGGAAAGGAGGAGCGAGGATGACGATGGATAGCGTGCGGGTCGGGTGCGTGTTGCCGGACTCCTACTTCGGGGAGGAGGAGTGGAGGAACGCCGCGCGCGCGGTGGAGTACGTGGAGGAGGCGGCGCGGGAGGGGGTGAAGCTGCTGCTTTTCCCCGAGGGCTATCCCGGCCCCGCCACGGGCCCGTTGGACAGTCCCCGGTATCCCTTCCGGCCCGTGGAGAAGCTCTCCGGGCTGGCGGAGAAGCACGGGATGTGGATCTTCTCGGGGGACATAGAGCCTTCGGAGATCCCAGGAGCCTACCGGCTCAACCTCAAGGCGATTTCCCCCCGCGGGAGGGTGGAGGCCATCTACCACCGCCGCCAGCCCGACACCCCTCCCCTGAACGCCTATCTCTACAACGGGAAGGGGCACCTGTTGCCGGGGGACAAGACGGTGGTCCTGGACACCGAGTACGGCAGGGTGGGCCTCCTGATCTGCAGCGAGCTCTGGGTGCCGGAGCTGCCGCGGCTGGTGATGCTGGAGGGAGCGGAGATCGTGGTGGCCCCCATCCACGGCTCCCACAGCCGGACCTGCGCCCGTTCGGCCGAGACCTGGCGGTGCATCGCCCGCGCGCGGGCGGCGGAGAACGACTTCTACGTCCTGATCACGCGGAACCTCTTCGTGAGCGGGGGTTTCGACTACCGGC encodes the following:
- a CDS encoding carbon-nitrogen hydrolase family protein, encoding MTMDSVRVGCVLPDSYFGEEEWRNAARAVEYVEEAAREGVKLLLFPEGYPGPATGPLDSPRYPFRPVEKLSGLAEKHGMWIFSGDIEPSEIPGAYRLNLKAISPRGRVEAIYHRRQPDTPPLNAYLYNGKGHLLPGDKTVVLDTEYGRVGLLICSELWVPELPRLVMLEGAEIVVAPIHGSHSRTCARSAETWRCIARARAAENDFYVLITRNLFVSGGFDYRPYAASGAMVAGPEEMVGNRVEPGVLVADLDMARLRYLRRRSFDVENHSVPPTEDAFRYIRTRPGQIWERRPEIYRPLCEPSPYSFNYLYWKENLDAWKRDYDRIYQGEYRAIEEGFGGPFAFLEK
- a CDS encoding CoA transferase, producing MARLYGSLLLARLGAEVIKLEEPGTGDPGWW